A single Cottoperca gobio chromosome 5, fCotGob3.1, whole genome shotgun sequence DNA region contains:
- the LOC115007703 gene encoding E3 ubiquitin-protein ligase DTX3L-like, whose product MSGNGMEESEPMECDDPSGNYIQPNPTPLDMPAEDEDEVQVTLSFKWSEDVSKKKCRRELEMVLQTWVNNNDNYTGNCKVLEVLEDNRAVIHLKPAPALRALQKLSGELLKGKEGKTVTITSISLTPLEVETQISKASMNLPPSSLTQPQDVQQVPLGKQSSAVSTTGEDKCTLPVGHFWYVNHIYKEEIQRIEKENDVKLEVEVTMTFQGDQKDGGPQKALSEFTNLVQKCLGDSDSSTLPLKDVNPEEFKDVMKIFLRKEDKLLLTLSNEEMTICGPRPRQDALRKSLNATQKMLNISPSSGESTDASLNIGMDIKDPLSDGLPMEESRWKLMNTSYDKEVAKIKTKFGVDFKDSGISQGHIEVKACYQRPAGNVSMESHALRALLHLYQKIATSPFGFIQLDGATGFTGSSKDLSNVHESEEASGGPVLNGQSGNNTDAPTGGGATAGDDEKENCTICMDTFTNKKQLRCKHEFCEACLDNLKKSIGPICPICKDVFGMMKGDQPDGKMTYYSSTVPLPGFSDCGTIVINYDIQSGRQTHSNPGQYFTGINRTAYLPDNNEGREVLHLLEKAFDQKLIFTVGTSRTTGRDNQVTWNDIHHKTNTTGGSDGFGYPDPGYLTRVKDELKAKGIE is encoded by the exons ATGTCAGGCAATGGAATGGAGGAATCGGAGCCCATGGAA TGTGATGACCCTAGTGGCAATTATATCCAGCCGAATCCAACACCTCTTGATATGCCTGCTgag GACGAAGATGAGGTTCAAGTCACACTCTCATTTAAGTGGTCAGAAGATGTTTCAAAGAAGAAATGTCGTCGAGAACTGGAGATGGTTCTTCAAACTTGGGTCAACAACAACGACAATTACACTGGAAATTGCAAAGTTTTAGAAGTCCTAGAAGATAATAGGGCTGTGATACATCTTAAACCTGCTCCAG cCCTGAGAGCGCTTCAGAAACTGAGTGGAGAACTACTGAAGGGGAAAGAAGGGAAAACAGTCACAATAACGTCTATTAGTTTGACGCCGCTAGAGGTTGAGACACAAATATCAAAGGCGTCAATGAACCTTCCTCCATCATCCTTGACACAGCCACAAGATGTG cagcaagTGCCACTGGGGAAGCAGAGTAGTGCAGTTTCTACAACAGGAGAGGATAAATGCACTCTCCCAGTGGGCCATTTCTGGTACGTGAACCACATCTACAAGGAGGAAATTCAACGTATAGAGAAAGAGAATGACGTTAAACTTGAGGTGGAAGTCACAATGACATTTCAAGGAGACCAGAAAGATGGAGGTCCACAAAAAGCTCTCTCTGAGTTCACAAACCTCGTCCAGAAGTGCTTAGGTGATTCAGATAGCTCAACTTTGCCACTAAAGGACGTAAATCCAGAAGAGTTTAAAGACGTGATGAAAATCTTCCTGAGAAAGGAGGACAAGCTTTTGCTTACTCTTTCCAATGAAGAAATGACCATATGTGGGCCAAGACCAAGACAAGATGCCCTCAGAAAGTCCTTAAATGCAacacagaaaatgttaaatatcaGCCCTTCTTCTGGAGAGTCTACAGACGCATCACTGAACATTGGCATGGACATCAAAGACCCTCTCAGTGATGGACTACCCATGGAGGAGAGTCGCTGGAAGCTGATGAATACTTCCTACGATAAGGAAGTAGCTAAGATCAAAACTAAGTTTGGTGTTGATTTTAAAGACTCCGGCATTAGTCAAGGCCACATTGAAGTCAAAGCGTGCTACCAAAGACCTGCAGGAAACGTGTCAATGGAGAGCCACGCTCTCAGAGCTCTTCTTCATCTGTACCAGAAGATTGCCACATCACCCTTTGGATTCATCCAACTCGATGGTGCCACTGGGTTCACTGGTTCATCAAAGGACTTGAGCAATGTTCATGAGTCAGAGGAAGCCTCCGGTGGACCTGTGTTGAATGGACAATCGGGAAACAACACTGATGCACCAACAGGAGGGGGAGCAACAGCGGGAGATGACGAAAAAGAAAACTGTACTATATGCATGGATACATTTACCAATAAGAAACAGCTTAGGTGTAAACATGAGTTTTGTGAGGCATGCCTGGACAACTTAAAGAAAAGCATAGGACCCATCTGTCCTATTTGCAAAGATGTCTTTGGTATGATGAAGGGAGATCAGCCCGATGGAAAAATGACATACTATTCCAGTACCGTACCCCTCCCTGGATTCTCAGACTGCGGCACTATAGTCATCAACTACGATATTCAAAGTGGAAGACAGACG CATTCAAATCCTGGACAGTACTTTACTGGTATTAACAGAACAGCATACCTGCCAGACAACAATGAGGGCAGAGAAGTGCTGCACCTGTTGGAGAAAGCATTTGACCAGAAGCTCATTTTCACTGTTGGTACGTCCAGAACAACCGGGAGGGATAACCAGGTGACCTGGAACGACATTCACCACAAGACCAACACTACAGGAGGATCAGACGG TTTCGGGTATCCTGACCCTGGCTACCTGACCAGAGTCAAGGACGAGCTGAAGGCTAAAGGCATCGAGTGA